In the Euphorbia lathyris chromosome 5, ddEupLath1.1, whole genome shotgun sequence genome, one interval contains:
- the LOC136230964 gene encoding dihydroorotase, mitochondrial isoform X2 has protein sequence MELTLTQPDDWHLHLRDGELLQAVVPHSASHFRRAIVMPNLRPPITTTAAAVAYRESILKALPSDSNFTPLMTLYLTDTTSPEEIKLARRSGVVFAVKLYPAGATTNSQDGVTDLLGKCLPVLEEMVEQSMPLLVHGEVTDPNVDVFDREKVFIDTILRPLIQRLPRLKVVMEHITTMDAARFVESCDEAFVAATVTPQHLLLNRNALFQGGLQPHNYCLPVLKRETHREAIALAVTSGNRRFFLGTDSAPHERMRKECVCGCAGIYNAPVALSLYAKVFEEAGALDKLEAFTSFNGPDFYGLPRNTSKIKLTKTPWKVPDSFSFSFGDIIPMSAGQTLHWQPSFPS, from the exons ATGGAACTCACTCTTACACAACCGGATGATTGGCATCTTCACCTTCGAGATGGTGAACTTCTGCAAGCTGTTGTGCCTCACAG TGCTAGTCACTTTAGAAGGGCAATTGTGATGCCGAATTTGAGACCTCCTATTACAACCACTGCGGCTGCTGTAGCTTACCGTGAATCTATATTGAAAGCATTGCCATCTGATAGCAATTTTACTCCACTTATGACACTTTACTTGACTGATACAACAAGTCCAGAGGAGATCAAGCTTGCAA GAAGGAGCGGAGTAGTTTTTGCAGTGAAGTTGTATCCAGCTGGTGCTACAACAAATTCTCAAGATGGTGTTACTGATCTTTTGGGGAAATGTCTTCCTGTGCTTGAGGAGATGGTTGAACAAAGTATGCCTCTGCTG GTTCATGGAGAGGTCACAGATCCTAATGTTGATGTATTCGATCGTGAAAAGGTTTTCATTGACACTATTCTACGTCCATTGATCCAAAGGCTTCCACGACTGAAGGTTGTAATGGAGCATATTACTACAATGGATGCTGCTAGGTTTGTTGAATCTTGTGATGAAG CTTTTGTGGCGGCAACGGTCACTCCTCAGCATCTTCTTCTGAATAGAAATGCTCTATTCCAAGGAGGATTGCAACCTCATAATTATTGCCTTCCTGTACTCAAGAGAGAAACCCACA GAGAAGCAATTGCTTTAGCTGTGACCAGTGGCAACAGAAGGTTTTTCCTTGGGACTGATAGTGCTCCTCATGAAAGGATGAGAAAAGAATGTGTTTGTGGATGTGCTGGAATTTACAATGCTCCAGTTGCCCTTTCACTTTATGCCAAGGTTTTTGAAGAG GCTGGTGCACTTGATAAGCTAGAGGCATTTACAAGCTTCAACGGACCAGACTTCTATGGACTTCCAAGAAACACATCAAAGATCAAACTAACCAAGACTCCCTGGAAGGTGCCTGACTCTTTCTCATTCTCATTTGGAGATATCATTCCAATGTCTGCTGGACAAACACTTCACTGGCAACCATCATTTCCCTCCTAA
- the LOC136230964 gene encoding dihydroorotase, mitochondrial isoform X1 — MISTCVLPCKTLKFPYPNIGRSRKLECKASKMELTLTQPDDWHLHLRDGELLQAVVPHSASHFRRAIVMPNLRPPITTTAAAVAYRESILKALPSDSNFTPLMTLYLTDTTSPEEIKLARRSGVVFAVKLYPAGATTNSQDGVTDLLGKCLPVLEEMVEQSMPLLVHGEVTDPNVDVFDREKVFIDTILRPLIQRLPRLKVVMEHITTMDAARFVESCDEAFVAATVTPQHLLLNRNALFQGGLQPHNYCLPVLKRETHREAIALAVTSGNRRFFLGTDSAPHERMRKECVCGCAGIYNAPVALSLYAKVFEEAGALDKLEAFTSFNGPDFYGLPRNTSKIKLTKTPWKVPDSFSFSFGDIIPMSAGQTLHWQPSFPS, encoded by the exons ATGATAAGCACTTGTGTTCTACCTTGTAAA ACATTGAAATTTCCATACCCAAATATTGGAAGGTCTAGAAAATTGGAGTGCAAAGCATCGAAGATGGAACTCACTCTTACACAACCGGATGATTGGCATCTTCACCTTCGAGATGGTGAACTTCTGCAAGCTGTTGTGCCTCACAG TGCTAGTCACTTTAGAAGGGCAATTGTGATGCCGAATTTGAGACCTCCTATTACAACCACTGCGGCTGCTGTAGCTTACCGTGAATCTATATTGAAAGCATTGCCATCTGATAGCAATTTTACTCCACTTATGACACTTTACTTGACTGATACAACAAGTCCAGAGGAGATCAAGCTTGCAA GAAGGAGCGGAGTAGTTTTTGCAGTGAAGTTGTATCCAGCTGGTGCTACAACAAATTCTCAAGATGGTGTTACTGATCTTTTGGGGAAATGTCTTCCTGTGCTTGAGGAGATGGTTGAACAAAGTATGCCTCTGCTG GTTCATGGAGAGGTCACAGATCCTAATGTTGATGTATTCGATCGTGAAAAGGTTTTCATTGACACTATTCTACGTCCATTGATCCAAAGGCTTCCACGACTGAAGGTTGTAATGGAGCATATTACTACAATGGATGCTGCTAGGTTTGTTGAATCTTGTGATGAAG CTTTTGTGGCGGCAACGGTCACTCCTCAGCATCTTCTTCTGAATAGAAATGCTCTATTCCAAGGAGGATTGCAACCTCATAATTATTGCCTTCCTGTACTCAAGAGAGAAACCCACA GAGAAGCAATTGCTTTAGCTGTGACCAGTGGCAACAGAAGGTTTTTCCTTGGGACTGATAGTGCTCCTCATGAAAGGATGAGAAAAGAATGTGTTTGTGGATGTGCTGGAATTTACAATGCTCCAGTTGCCCTTTCACTTTATGCCAAGGTTTTTGAAGAG GCTGGTGCACTTGATAAGCTAGAGGCATTTACAAGCTTCAACGGACCAGACTTCTATGGACTTCCAAGAAACACATCAAAGATCAAACTAACCAAGACTCCCTGGAAGGTGCCTGACTCTTTCTCATTCTCATTTGGAGATATCATTCCAATGTCTGCTGGACAAACACTTCACTGGCAACCATCATTTCCCTCCTAA